Within Synechococcus sp. NB0720_010, the genomic segment TTGCTACGCCCCCAAGGCGCGCCGCGGACGGATCCATCCCGCGACCCGCAGCTTCCAGGCCCTGCGCATCGCCGTCAACGACGAACTGGGGGCCCTGGATCGCCTGCTCCAGCAAGCCCCCGACTGGTTAGAGCCCGGCGGCCTGATGGGGGTGATCAGTTTTCACTCCCTTGAGGATCGCCGCGTCAAAACCGCCTTCAGCAGCGACGAGCGGCTGCAACGGGTGACCCGAAAACCAGAAACGGCTGGAGAGGAGGAGCAGAGCTCCAACCCTCGCAGCCGTTCCGCAAAATGGCGCGTCGCTAGGCGGCGCGATCTGAGCTGATCAGTTGTTGTTCATGATCCCGGTGTGGTCCTGGCTGCCGAACAGCTGGCGGTAGGCCGCGGTGCTTACGCAGATCAGCACCGGAGCCAGCACCAGCAGGCCACCGGCGTTGAACAGGTAGGCGACGCCAGCGACGACGCTCTCGACGATCACGAACCAGAGCACGGTCCACCAGCTGGGGTTGACCCCGTCGATGCCGGCCTGCAGGGTTTCGACCGGGCGCTTAGTGCCATAAAGCGACATCGGCACCAGGAACTGCTGGGTCACGACCAGCCAGATCTTGAAGATCGCAAAGGCGATCACGGGGATCCAGAACAGCACGGTGTTGACCTTGCCGAGGCCGAAGCCGATGCCCCAGGCGACGGCGCCCACGACCGCCAGCACGATCACCAGCAGCAGGCTGGAGCCGAAGAGGCGGCCGCTGGCATCGCTATCCCAGCGGGTGAAGCTGCTGAAGCTGGGTTTCTGGCCTTCGAGGCTGGTCCAGGCACCGCGGGTCAGCCCCACGGCGGCCCAGAGGGCCACGATGATGTAGCCGATGATTCCGACCACCAGGCCGATCTTGGTGGCGACGGGATGAAGCAGGGCCGGAGCGCCAAGGGCCAGGTGCAGCAGGCCGCTGGTGATCAGGCCGATGAAGGGGGCCATGATCACGAGCACCAGCACCTGGAACAGCACGAAGGGCCAGGGGGCGCGGCAGAAGGCCTGCCAGCCATCCTCAATCGCTCGCAGGATCGAGAGCTTGTTGGTGCCTGGGGTGGGCAATCCCATCGAAAAAGCAGGTGTTTGGCCGGAAAGTAGCGACCGCGACAGCGCCTGCCTACCAATGTTGAGCTTTTGAAGCGCTAGGCCCGGCGAAGGGTCTTGAGCGTTTCCTCCAGGACGTCCCCCGCCCGCTCCACATCGGCGCCGCTACTCGAGCGCCCCAGGCTGAAGCGCACCGAGGCGGCGGCCTCCAGGCGGCTGCGGCCCAGGGCTTGGAGCACGTGGGAGGGTTCGCCCGCGGCGCAGGCGGAGCCGCTGCTGACCGCCAGGCTGCGGCGCAGGGCCTGATGCAGAGCGTTGCCCTCGACGCCCTCGATGCTGATGTTGAGGTTGTGGGGCAGGCAGGGGGCTCCGGCGCCGTTGCGTTGGATGCCGCCCAGGGCCTGGCAGCGCTCCCAGAGGGCATCCCGCAGCCCGGCGAGCCGCAGCCCCCGCGCCTCGCGATCCGCCTCGGCCAGCTGCACGGCCTTGGCGAGGCCGACGATCAAGGGCACCGGCAGGGTGCCCGCCCGCAGGCCGCGCTCTTGGCTGCCCCCGTGCTGTTGCGGCGCGAGATCGACCCCAGGGGCGATGGCCAGGGCGCCGATGCCTTTGGGGCCATAGAGCTTGTGACCGCTGAAGCTGAGCAGGTCGATGCCGAGCGCGCGCGGCTGCAGGGGCAGATGGCCGACTGCCTGGGCGCCATCGCAGTGGAACAGCACCTGCTGCTGGCGGCAGAGCTGGCCGATGGCCTCGAGCGGCTGGAGAACGCCGATCTCGTTATTGGCGGCCATGACGCTGACGAGCAGTGTCTCCGGGCTCAGGGCGGCCTCGAGCTGCTGCAGGTCGATCAGTCCATTGGCCTGGGGGGCCAGGCAGACCAGCTCAAAGCCATGCCCCGCCAGATAACGCATCGGATCGAGCACGGCCCGGTGTTCGGTCGCCAGGCAGATCAGGCGCCGGCGGGTGCCGCCGCGACGCAACTCCGCCTCCGCCACCCCCTTGATCGCCAGGTTGTTGGCTTCGCTGGCACCGCTGCAGAAGATCAGCTCTTCAGCCGTCAGACCCAGGGCGCCGGCGATGGCGGTCCTGGACTGCTGGACCACCGCAGCAGCGGTCAGCCCGGGTCGATGCAGGCGACTGGCGGGGTTGGCGAACGCGTCGCTCCACCAGGGCGCCATCGCTTCCACCACCGCCGGATCGCAGGGGGTGGTGGATTGATAGTCGAGATAGGTGACGCCGGAGGCCATGGACGCCCATGCTGGCAACCATGCTGCCGAACTCGGGCGCCATGGGCCGTCGCATTCCACTGCTGTCGTTGCTGCTGGGCGCCGCCGCCGCTGCAGGGCTGGGCGCCCAGGCCCAGGAGGTGCGCGATGGCGTTTTCTTCAAGCCCTCGGAGCAGCGCCCGGCCGATCTGGTGGTGCTGCGGGAATGGGGAACGATCGAAGGGGGGCACCTGATTGGGGTGCACGGCGTGAAGCCCGATCCCAATGACCCCACGGCGCGAACCATCGTCGTCTGGGTGGAATCCCCGACCGGGGTGGAGCTGGCCGTGGACAACCTGCGCTGCAGTGCCAGTGCGCCCATGCGCCTGACCAAGCGCCGCAACGAACTCTTGATCAAGGAGCTCAACCCCGGCGGCCAGGTCACCGAGGCCAACCGCTTGGATCACAAGATCTGGTGGGCCGCCTGTTTCCCCGAGCAGGCCGGTAAGGATCCCGCCACCCTCGCGGCCCTGGCTAAGCATTTGGGCTACTCCGGCCAGCTGATCGAGCAGCAGCAGGTCCTGCCTGGAAACCCTCGATAGATTGCGGCGATGAGCCTCGAACCTGATACCCAACAAGACGTCACGCCAGCGGCACCAGCCCGTTTGCTGTTGGTGGATGACGAACCGGGGTTGCGCACGGCCGTGCAGGCCTACCTCGAAGACGAGGGTTTTGTCGTCACGACAGCCGTCGATGGAGAGGACGGTTGGGCTAAGGCCCAGGAGCTGCTGCCCGATGTGGTGATCAGCGACGTGATGATGCCCCGCCTGGATGGCTACGGCCTGCTGCGCAAGCTGCGGGAGGACGAGCGCCTGGGCGGCACCCCCGTCATTTTCTTGACGGCCAAGGGCATGACGGCCGATCGCATCGAGGGCTTCCAGGCCGGCTGCGACGACTACATCCCCAAGCCGTTTGACCCCGACGAGCTGGTGGCCCGGGTGCACAACGTGGTCAAGCGTCAGGAGCGCCTGTTGACCGAGGCCGCCCGCTTCGCCGATGCGGACATCGGGCAGATGGCCAAGCAGATCACCGAGATCCGCTCCCTGCTGGCCACCGGTGGCAGCAAGCAGCCCACTGCGGCGGTGAAGCATGAGTTCACCCCCCGGGAGGCCTCGGTGCTGCAGCTGGTGGCGGAGGGAATGATGAACAAGGAGATCGCCCGGCGTCTGGAGACCTCGATCCGTAACGTCGAGAAGTACGTCAGCCGGCTGTTCACCAAGACCGGCACCGCCAGCCGCACGGAGCTGGTGCGCTACGCCCTCGAAAACGGCCTGGTTGAGTAGGGCCTGGCTGCCGGCGGCCCTCAACCGCGGTCACCGCTACCGGGACCGGGTCCAGGCGGCCGCCCAGAGCACGGTTGGCTATTACGCCGAGCGCTATGGCCATTCCGATCCGTCGGTGTGGAGGGAGCGCCTGGCCGCCGGTGAGATCTGGTGCAACGGCCAGCAGCTCCGGGCCGATGCAGCGTTGGCAGCCGGGGATCAGTTGATCTGGCATCGGCCCCCCTGGGAGGAGGCCGCCGTGCCGGTGCTGAGTCAGCGCGCGGTCGTCTTCGATGACGGTGATCTGCTGGTGCTGAACAAACCCAGTGGCCTGCCGGTGTTGCCCGCCGGTGGATTCCTGGAGCACACCCTGCTGACGCAGCTCCAGGCCTGGGCGCCCGAGGCTCGGCCCGTGCATCGCCTGGGGCGATTCACTTCGGGCCTGCTGGTCTGCGCGCGGCAGCGCGAGACCCGGGCGCAGCTCAGTGCCCAGCTGCGGGAGCGCACCGCAGCATCAGCCGTCGTCTCGTGGGGTCGGTGTTGTGTATATGAGACAGGCGGCCGACTGGCGCTGCGGCGAGAGCCGAGCGATCACGGTTCCCATTGGCCGGCGGCCCCATGTGCTGCTGGGGCAGTTGTGGTGCGCGGCCCTCCCGGGCGATCCCTCAGCCCTGGAGTCCCGTAGTGCCTTGACCCTGCTCGAGCGCCGGCCGGTGGGCTGTTTGGTGGAGGTGGAGATTGCGACGGGACGGCCCCACCAGATCCGGATTCACACCGCCGCCTTGGGCGCTCCACTGCTGGGGGATCCCCTGTATCTGCCGGGCGGAGCGGCGCGCCCTGAGGTGCTGCCCGGAGCCGGTGGCTACCAGCTCCATGCCCATCGCCTGCTTTTGGAGCCGAGGGGTTTGGCGCTGGAGGCGCCCCTGCCCTCAGGCCTTCTCGAAGGCCAGCAGCCGTGAGAAATAGAAGGGGGCTTTGTTCAGGCTGCGGCGCTTGAGCACGAAGCCCGCCGCTTCAGCGGCCTGGACAATTCCCTTCTCGCGCAGGGTGTAGGCGCGGGTGGTTTTGCTGGGTCCAGGGAAGAGCTGGCCGATCTTCTTGAGCACCGCCAACACCGGTGTGTAGGGGGCAAAGCTGACGATCAGGTGCTTCTCGGCCATGGAGGCGAGGTGGCGCACCATGTCCTCGGCGGGTTCCTGGGGGTAGTGGATGAAGACATCCAGGCAGACCACGGTGTCGTAGCTGCCGCTCAGGCTCTCCAGGTCGGAGGCCAGGTAGCTGACGCGCCCTGGGGCGATGCCGGCTTCATTGGCCCGGCGCTCGGCTTCCTGGACCATGGCCCCCGAGAGGTCGGAGGCGGCAATTGAGCCGGCGCCCAGCTGCGCCAGCGGCAAGGTCAGGCTGCCGACGCCACAGCCGGCATCACAGAAGCTGCGGCCGCCCAGGTTCCCCTGCTCTTGGAGCCAGGCCAGCACGTTGTCGACGGTCTTTTGGTGGCCGATGCGGATGTTCCGCTGCACCTTGTTGACGTCACTGGACTCGCTGTAGATGCGGTTCCAGCGATCGAAACCGGTGGTTTCGAAGTAGCCCTTCACCTCTTGCTTCTCGGCCTGCTTCTCGGCGGCCTTGTCGTTGAGGAGCTGATCGGCGGGCATTCGGCGCAGGGGGGAGGTGGGGCGGATCCTATTCAGGCGGCCCGGCTCCAGCGCAGCTCAGCACTGGTCCCGCTCCAGCGCAGGGTTTCGCCGAGGGGCAGGGCCTGCAGTTGCTCCCGCACGCGGGTTGGCGCACCCAGCAGGCGCCGGGGCAGGACGGTGGCCGCGGCGATGGCGCGATCGGCATCGCCACTCCAACGGGCCAGGCGCCTGACCGCCTCGAGCAGGGGCAGGGTGACCCCGGCCAAGGTGCCGTCTTCGAGTCGGCAGCTCCCCTGTTCGACGATCAGGGTGCGCTCATCCCAGCGGTGCAGCCCGTCGGCCAGGCCATAGGGAGCGAGGGCATCGCTCACCAGCACGACCTGCTCGGGTGCCAGCCGCTGCAGCAGGACCGCCATGGTCGGATCCACATGGACGCCATCGGCGATCAAGCCCAGGGCCACGTCCCCGCGTCGGACGGCGGCGCCAATCGGTCCAGGACTGCGGTGCTGCAGTCCTGCCATCGCATTGAAGCTGTGGGTGAGCATCCCCACCCCCTGATCGAAGGCATGGGAGGCCTGCTCCGCCGTGGCCTCGCTGTGCCCGAGGCTGACCACAATCCCTCGGCTGCGCAGGGCGGCAATCACCGCATCGGAACCCGGTAATTCCGGCGCCAGGGTCACCAGGGCGATGTCCTCTTCGAAGCCGCCGATGCGGGCATCGAGGGCCTCCAGGCTGGGGGTTGCGAGGTGCTCGGCCGGGTGGGCTCCGCGTTTGCCATGGGCGAGAAACGGGCCCTCCAGGTGCGCCCCCAGCAGCCGGCAGCGGCCGCGTTGGTGCTCTGCGCGCGCGTCCCTCAGCACCCCCAGGGCTTGGCGCAGGGGGGCGACCCCGCAGGTGACCAGCGTGGGACTGATGGCTTCAACCCCATCGCGCCAGAGCAGCTCGAGCAGCTCCAGCAATTTGGGCAGATCGCTGGGTTGCAATTCGGGGAAGGCCAGTCCCAGGCCACCGTTGATTTGCAGATCGATGCCGGCGGGACTGAGCCAGTCGCCAGACCAGTTCTCACCAGCGGCGGCGCTTCCCTGGGGCAGCGGCTGGATGGCGGCGATCTGCTCCTGGGCGAGGCCAATGCGCCAGAGCCCCGGCTCTCCAGGCAGGCGAACGTGGCTCAGCCAGCGCATTCGATGCGAGAACGGAACCATGTCATCCTCGCTGCGAATGCTGAAACGTGCCGATGTCTGACGCTGCGCTGGTGGCCGTGGTGATGGGGAGCGACTCTGATCTGCCCACCATGCAGCCCGCCGTGGAGATGCTCAACCGCCTCGGGGTGCCCGTGGAGGTCCGCGTGCTCTCGGCGCACCGCACGCCCATGGAGATGGTGGAGTTCGCCCAAGCCGCCGCCGGCCGCGGTTTCAAGGTGATCATCGCCGGGGCCGGCGGGGCGGCTCACCTGCCCGGGATGGTGGCGTCCCTGACGGTCTTGCCGGTGATCGGCGTTCCGGTCCAGACCCGGGCCCTCTCCGGGGTGGATTCCCTGCATTCGATCGTGCAGATGCCCGCTGGTATTCCCGTGGCCACCGTGGCGATCGGCAACGGGGCGAACGCTGGCCTGCTCGCCGCGCAAATTTTGGCGACGGCCGATGGGGCCCTCTCCGCTCGCCTGGCGGAGTACCGCCAGTCCCTCCACGATCAGGTGGTGGCCAAGGACGCCCGCTTGCTGGAGCTGGGCAGTGCCGCTTACTTGGCACAGATGTGATCGGTTGGGGCGGTGTTGTTGGGGTGACCCATGCTTGAACGTCTGGTTCTGCCGCCCTGGTTGCGCCTGAGCCTGGCGCTGCCGCTGTTGGCCTTGAACCTGTGGGTTCTGCGGCAACTGCTTCTGCCGCTGGCCCCCTTCCCCGCCCTGTTCGTCGGGGCTGCGCTGATTGCGTTCCTGCTGGATCTCCCCACCCGTTGGTTGGCTCGCCGTGGCCTCCCCCGCGGGTTGGCGGTGTTGCTGGTGGTCGGCCTGTCCCTGACCCTGTTGGTCTTGGCTGCCCTCTGGTTGGTGCCCCGCCTGATTGAGCAGCTGGGTGAGCTGATCAATTCCCTGCCCTCTTGGTTGGTTGAGGCGGAGGGCGTGCTGGATCGCCTGGAGGTCTGGGCTGCCGATCGGGGATTGCCGACGGAATTCACGGACCTCAGCAGCACCCTGTTCGCCCGGGCCAGTCAGCTGGCCAGCCAGCTCAGCCAACGGGCCCTCGGGATCCTGGGGGCCACCGTCGGTTTGACGGTCAATGTGGTGATCGTGGCGGTCCTGGCCCTGTTCCTGTTGCTGGGCGGCGACCCGATCGTGGCGGGCTTGGCCCGCTGGCTTCCCGAGGGAACGCGGGCGTTGGTCACCGGCACCTTGAACCGCACCTTCCGGGGGTACTTCGCCGGGCAGGTGCTGCTGGCCTTGATCCTCAGCGCCCTGCAGATCGTGGTGTTCACCCTGCTGGGGATTCCCTATGGGGTGCTGTTCGCGGTGGCGATCGGCTTCACCACCCTGGTGCCCTATGCCAGCGCCCTGACAATTGTCTTGGTGAGTGTGTTGCTGGCCTTGGATGACCCCCGCACCGGCATCGAGGTGCTGGTGGCGGCCATCAGCGTCGGTCAGGTGGTGGATCAGGTGATCCAGCCCCGCTTGATGGGCAGCATCGTTGGTCTGCAGCCCGCTTGGCTCCTGGTCTCCCTGCCCGTTGGCGCCCGCGTGGGCAGCTTGATGGGCTTCGGCGACCTGCTGGGCCTGTTGCTGGCGGTTCCGGTCGCCAGCTGCTTGAAAACCTTTTTGGATGCCTGGGGGCAGCAGCCTGCCCCCGACGTGATCACTGGGGAATGACGCCCGCTTCCCGCAGGTGGTTGATCACCAGCTCCACGCAGGCCTCGAGGCTCTGGCTACCGGTGTCCACCCGCAGTTCGGGCTTTTCAGGGGCCTCGTAGGGGCTGGAGATGCCGGTGAATTCCTTGATTTCACCCGCGCGGGCTTTGGCGTAGAGCCCCTTGGTGTCGCGCTCTTCGCAAACGCTCAGATCCGCGGCGCAGTGGATCTCGACAAAGTCGCCGTTCTCCACCAGGGAGCGGGCGCGGTCCCTGTCCGCCTTGAAGGGGGAGACAAAGGCCGTCAGCACCACCACGCCGGCGTCCAGGAACAGCTTGCTGACCTCGCCAATCCGGCGAATGTTCTCCTCGCGATCGGCATCGGAGAAGCCCAGGTCCTTGCAGAGCCCATGGCGGATGTTGTCGCCGTCCAGCACGTAGCAGGCCAGGCCGCGCTCAAACAGCGCCTGGTTGACCGCGTTGGCGAGGGTGCTCTTGCCGGAACCACTCAGGCCGGTGAACCAGAGGATGGCGCTGCGATGGCCGCGCTGCTCAGCCCGGGCGGCGCGATCCACCGATGCGTGGTGCCAGGCGATGTTGGTGGAGGCGCCCTTGTTGGTGAGCTCTCCGTAGGTGGGAGATGCGGTCATGGCGGGCCTTGGAGCAATGTCGGGCCATTGTCGCCGCCGACCGCTCCGGCTCAGCCGCCCGCTTGCTTGGGCCGGTAGCCCGCTTTCTCTAGGGCCGCCAGGGCGGCGCTCACCTGGTCTCCCTGTAGTTCGATCACTCCATCCTTCACCGTCCCGCCTGTTCCGGCGGCGGCCTTGAGCTGTTTCAGCAGGGCCTTGAGATCGCTTTCGGCGGCCTCCAGCCCCGTGATGGCCGTCACCATCTTTCCGCCCTTGCCGGCCTTTGTGCGCTGCACTCGCACGCGCTGTTGGGCCTTGGCCGTCGATTCCGCAGGGGCACTGCTGGCCCGTTGCAGGCTTTCAGGCCGTGTGAATTCTTGCCAGCCTCCCTTCGGCATCGCTTTGGATGTGTCTTGGTTCCAGTTCAGCGCAACGGAGGTCCGCGATGGATTTGCCGGCCGTTCAGGTGGAGGTCTGGCGCCTGGGTCTCCAGGGGCAACCCGCCCAGGAGGTCTGCCGTCCTGGCCCAAGTGGCGCTGCCTTGTCCACCTCCGTGAGCGGCAGTGATCCCTGCACTGCAGGCGGTCAGCGCATCCGCATCGATCAGCCCGCCGGCTGGCCAGTCCTGCCGCCCCCGCCAGTTCCTAACCTTGACTGACTCCGCGCGCACCTGGTGACCAGCACCGTTCCTTCGATGACGTCGGCATTGGCGCTGGAGTCACGGCCCAACAGCCTGGGTCGCTACGGCCAATTTGGCGGTCAGTACGTTCCCGAGACCCTGATCCCTGCCCTGGCGGAACTGGAGCGGGCCGCTGCAGAAGCCTGGCAGGATCCCGCGTTCACGGAGCGGCTCAATCACCTGCTGCGCAACTACGTCGGCCGGCCGAACCCCCTCTACGAAGCGGAACGGCTGAGCGAGCACTACCGCCGCGCCGAGGGCGGCCCGCGCATTTGGTTGAAGCGCGAAGACCTCAATCACACCGGCGCCCACAAGATCAACAACGCCCTGGGCCAGGCACTCCTGGCCCTGCGGATGGGCAAAAAGCGGATCATTGCCGAAACCGGTGCGGGCCAGCACGGTGTGGCCACCGCCACGGTCTGTGCGCGCTTTGGCCTCGAGTGCGTCGTCTACATGGGCGCCGAGGACATGCGCCGTCAGGCCCTGAACGTCTTCCGGATGCGTCTGCTGGGGGCAACGGTTCAGCCCGTCACCGCTGGCACCGCCACCTTGAAGGACGCCACCAGTGAGGCGATCCGCGATTGGGTCACCAACGTCGAGACGACCCACTACATCCTGGGTTCCGTCGCAGGCCCCCATCCCTTCCCGATGCTGGTGCGCGATTTCCATGCCGTGATCGGCGAGGAGACCAAGCGCCAGTGCCATGAAGCCTTTGGCCGTAACCCCGATGTCCTGGTGGCCTGCGTTGGTGGGGGCTCCAATGCCATGGGTCTGTTCCACCCCTTTGTCCAGGACACCGACGTCCGCTTGATCGGCGTGGAAGCGGCCGGCGATGGCGTTCCCACCGGTCGCCATGCCGCCACCATTACCGAGGGTCGCGTCGGTGTGTTGCACGGGGCGATGAGCCTGCTGCTCCAGGACGAGGAGGGGCAGGTGCAGGAGGCGCACTCCATCAGTGCCGGCTTGGATTACCCCGGTGTGGGCCCTGAGCACAGCTATCTCAAGACCATCGGCCGGGCTGAGTACGGCGCCGTTACGGATGCGGAGGCCCTCGATGCCCTGCAGCTGCTCTGCCAGCTGGAGGGCATCATCCCGGCCTTGGAGACCGCCCACGCCTTTGCCTGGCTCGACAAGCTCTGCCCCACCCTGGCCCCAGGGACCGAGGTGGTGCTCAACCTCTCCGGCCGCGGCGACAAGGACGTCAACACGGTTGCCGACCGCCTGGGCAGCGCCCTCAGCTGAGCAGCCGATCGAGGTAGCCCGCGACGCTCTCCACCGCTGAACGAGCGGTGGAGTAGGCCATGCGCATCGGGCCGATCAGGGCGACGTGGCCGTCGTTGCCGTAGCTGGCTTGCACCACTGCGCAGTCCTGCAGGGCGGGATGGGGGTGCTCTGAGCCAATCCAGACCCCGCCCCTGCCGCTGGCGGCCTTGCTGCGCAGAACCTGTTGGGGCTCCAGCTCCACAAGTTGCAGCAGCGGTTTCAGGCTGGAGCTGCGTTGGAATTCCGGTTGGCCAAGCAGTCCCGCCACCCCGAGGCTGACGGCGCCTTCGCTGCTGTTGCCCCGGGCCAGGTTGTGGCTGCTGAGGCCCTGCCGCAGCAATTCGCCGCTGCTTCCCAGTTGGCTGGGGAGTGCCTTCCAGTTCAGGCGACCAGTACCCCCCTGGAGTTGATCGCTGGCCCAGCGCTCCAGGGCTGGCACCTGGGCACCCAGTTCCTCGGGCATCCGCAGGTTGAGACAACTGGCGGCGGCCCCCTTTTCCACGAGCAGCACCAGTAACCGGTCGTCGCTTGGGACCAGCCGGACCGTCTCGAGGCGTCCCCCCATCTCCTGGGGCCGGGTGATCAGGCTCATCAGGCCCGTGAGGTCGGCCAGGCGGCGGGCGAGCTGCAGCAGCAGGTCATCCAAGGCGGCCCATTGCAGGCTCAACCCCGTGAGCTCACGGTTGAGTTGATTGGCGGCGGCACCGGGGGCGGGCAGGAGGCAGTCCACGTAGTGGCGATACCCCAGTTGGCTCGGAACGCGGCCGGCGGAGGTGTGCGGTTGGGTGAGCAGGCCCCGCTGCTCCAGGGCTCCCATGGCGGAGCGCACCGTGGCGGGGCTGGCCTGGAGGTCAAAGCGCCGCACCAGGGTTTGGCTGCCCACGGGCTCCGTGGTGTCGACGTAGTGCTGCACCGTCGCCTGAAGCACCTGCTGTTGCCGTCGGGGCAGGGGCTGCAAAACGGTGCACTGATGCCGCTTTGCGGATGCTACGGGGCCTAAACGCTGGCGCGGGCTGAATGCAGGAAAAAGCGGCGGTAGTCCGGGTCCTGATCGAGCAAATCCAGGAAGCGATCCCGGTCGAGCCGCAGCAGCAGTCCGTCTCCCCGCGCCCGCACGGTGACGGCCCGGGGGTGGTCCTCGATCAGGCCTGCGTCGCCGAAGAAGTCCCCCTCCTCCACCAGCCCCTGTTTGATCGGAGTCCCGCCCCAGAGATCGTTCTGCAGCACCTCCAAGGTGCCGGCCACCACCACATAGAAGGCGTCCGGGGCGTCCCCTTCGCGGAAGACCTCCTCGCCATGGCGGATCCGATCGCTGACGAATTCCGAGGCCAGCCAACGCAGCAGCTTGGGATCGACGCCGTGGAACAGGGGGATGGTGGCCAGGCGCTCGGGCGTGATCCGGACCCGTTGCCCCAGCTCCAGGTTGAAGCCGCTCATCTGCCGGTGCCAGAAGGAGGCATAGAGCCCGCCAGCGGCCAACAGATCGTTGTGGTGGCCGAGCTCCACCACTTGGCCTTGATCGATCACGGCGATCTGGTCCATGGCCGCAGCGGCCCGCAGCCTGTGCAGCACGGAGACCACCGTGCGGCCCTCGCTCAAGCGACGCAGGGTGGTGTTGATTGCTTCTTCGGTGCTGGGGTCGAGGGCGCTGGTGGCTTCATCCAGCAGCAAGAGCTGGGGGTTGCGAACGATCGCCCGGGCAATGGCAATCCGTTGCTTCTGGCCACCGGAGAGGCGACCGCCACCGGAACCGACCGCGGTCTGGAGGCCGTTGGGT encodes:
- a CDS encoding cysteine desulfurase family protein, with translation MASGVTYLDYQSTTPCDPAVVEAMAPWWSDAFANPASRLHRPGLTAAAVVQQSRTAIAGALGLTAEELIFCSGASEANNLAIKGVAEAELRRGGTRRRLICLATEHRAVLDPMRYLAGHGFELVCLAPQANGLIDLQQLEAALSPETLLVSVMAANNEIGVLQPLEAIGQLCRQQQVLFHCDGAQAVGHLPLQPRALGIDLLSFSGHKLYGPKGIGALAIAPGVDLAPQQHGGSQERGLRAGTLPVPLIVGLAKAVQLAEADREARGLRLAGLRDALWERCQALGGIQRNGAGAPCLPHNLNISIEGVEGNALHQALRRSLAVSSGSACAAGEPSHVLQALGRSRLEAAASVRFSLGRSSSGADVERAGDVLEETLKTLRRA
- a CDS encoding response regulator transcription factor → MSLEPDTQQDVTPAAPARLLLVDDEPGLRTAVQAYLEDEGFVVTTAVDGEDGWAKAQELLPDVVISDVMMPRLDGYGLLRKLREDERLGGTPVIFLTAKGMTADRIEGFQAGCDDYIPKPFDPDELVARVHNVVKRQERLLTEAARFADADIGQMAKQITEIRSLLATGGSKQPTAAVKHEFTPREASVLQLVAEGMMNKEIARRLETSIRNVEKYVSRLFTKTGTASRTELVRYALENGLVE
- a CDS encoding pseudouridine synthase: MSRAWLPAALNRGHRYRDRVQAAAQSTVGYYAERYGHSDPSVWRERLAAGEIWCNGQQLRADAALAAGDQLIWHRPPWEEAAVPVLSQRAVVFDDGDLLVLNKPSGLPVLPAGGFLEHTLLTQLQAWAPEARPVHRLGRFTSGLLVCARQRETRAQLSAQLRERTAASAVVSWGRCCVYETGGRLALRREPSDHGSHWPAAPCAAGAVVVRGPPGRSLSPGVP
- the bchM gene encoding magnesium protoporphyrin IX methyltransferase, with the translated sequence MPADQLLNDKAAEKQAEKQEVKGYFETTGFDRWNRIYSESSDVNKVQRNIRIGHQKTVDNVLAWLQEQGNLGGRSFCDAGCGVGSLTLPLAQLGAGSIAASDLSGAMVQEAERRANEAGIAPGRVSYLASDLESLSGSYDTVVCLDVFIHYPQEPAEDMVRHLASMAEKHLIVSFAPYTPVLAVLKKIGQLFPGPSKTTRAYTLREKGIVQAAEAAGFVLKRRSLNKAPFYFSRLLAFEKA
- a CDS encoding N-acetylglucosamine-6-phosphate deacetylase, with the protein product MVPFSHRMRWLSHVRLPGEPGLWRIGLAQEQIAAIQPLPQGSAAAGENWSGDWLSPAGIDLQINGGLGLAFPELQPSDLPKLLELLELLWRDGVEAISPTLVTCGVAPLRQALGVLRDARAEHQRGRCRLLGAHLEGPFLAHGKRGAHPAEHLATPSLEALDARIGGFEEDIALVTLAPELPGSDAVIAALRSRGIVVSLGHSEATAEQASHAFDQGVGMLTHSFNAMAGLQHRSPGPIGAAVRRGDVALGLIADGVHVDPTMAVLLQRLAPEQVVLVSDALAPYGLADGLHRWDERTLIVEQGSCRLEDGTLAGVTLPLLEAVRRLARWSGDADRAIAAATVLPRRLLGAPTRVREQLQALPLGETLRWSGTSAELRWSRAA
- the purE gene encoding 5-(carboxyamino)imidazole ribonucleotide mutase, with the protein product MSDAALVAVVMGSDSDLPTMQPAVEMLNRLGVPVEVRVLSAHRTPMEMVEFAQAAAGRGFKVIIAGAGGAAHLPGMVASLTVLPVIGVPVQTRALSGVDSLHSIVQMPAGIPVATVAIGNGANAGLLAAQILATADGALSARLAEYRQSLHDQVVAKDARLLELGSAAYLAQM
- a CDS encoding AI-2E family transporter produces the protein MLERLVLPPWLRLSLALPLLALNLWVLRQLLLPLAPFPALFVGAALIAFLLDLPTRWLARRGLPRGLAVLLVVGLSLTLLVLAALWLVPRLIEQLGELINSLPSWLVEAEGVLDRLEVWAADRGLPTEFTDLSSTLFARASQLASQLSQRALGILGATVGLTVNVVIVAVLALFLLLGGDPIVAGLARWLPEGTRALVTGTLNRTFRGYFAGQVLLALILSALQIVVFTLLGIPYGVLFAVAIGFTTLVPYASALTIVLVSVLLALDDPRTGIEVLVAAISVGQVVDQVIQPRLMGSIVGLQPAWLLVSLPVGARVGSLMGFGDLLGLLLAVPVASCLKTFLDAWGQQPAPDVITGE
- the cysC gene encoding adenylyl-sulfate kinase, yielding MTASPTYGELTNKGASTNIAWHHASVDRAARAEQRGHRSAILWFTGLSGSGKSTLANAVNQALFERGLACYVLDGDNIRHGLCKDLGFSDADREENIRRIGEVSKLFLDAGVVVLTAFVSPFKADRDRARSLVENGDFVEIHCAADLSVCEERDTKGLYAKARAGEIKEFTGISSPYEAPEKPELRVDTGSQSLEACVELVINHLREAGVIPQ
- a CDS encoding translation initiation factor; translation: MPKGGWQEFTRPESLQRASSAPAESTAKAQQRVRVQRTKAGKGGKMVTAITGLEAAESDLKALLKQLKAAAGTGGTVKDGVIELQGDQVSAALAALEKAGYRPKQAGG
- the trpB gene encoding tryptophan synthase subunit beta codes for the protein MTSTVPSMTSALALESRPNSLGRYGQFGGQYVPETLIPALAELERAAAEAWQDPAFTERLNHLLRNYVGRPNPLYEAERLSEHYRRAEGGPRIWLKREDLNHTGAHKINNALGQALLALRMGKKRIIAETGAGQHGVATATVCARFGLECVVYMGAEDMRRQALNVFRMRLLGATVQPVTAGTATLKDATSEAIRDWVTNVETTHYILGSVAGPHPFPMLVRDFHAVIGEETKRQCHEAFGRNPDVLVACVGGGSNAMGLFHPFVQDTDVRLIGVEAAGDGVPTGRHAATITEGRVGVLHGAMSLLLQDEEGQVQEAHSISAGLDYPGVGPEHSYLKTIGRAEYGAVTDAEALDALQLLCQLEGIIPALETAHAFAWLDKLCPTLAPGTEVVLNLSGRGDKDVNTVADRLGSALS